The following proteins come from a genomic window of Thermoproteus sp.:
- a CDS encoding KEOPS complex subunit Pcc1 gives MYEISVEVDKDEVVEKVFKALEREVAFRRGRIKVLARGNKLRIVGYAADVTSARSLVNTIFRVLYVVEGVRRL, from the coding sequence ATGTACGAGATATCGGTTGAAGTAGATAAAGACGAAGTGGTAGAGAAGGTGTTCAAAGCCTTGGAGAGGGAGGTGGCGTTTCGTAGAGGGAGGATTAAAGTCTTGGCTAGAGGGAACAAATTGAGGATAGTGGGGTATGCGGCAGATGTGACAAGCGCGCGTAGTCTCGTCAACACGATATTTAGAGTTCTATACGTCGTGGAGGGGGTAAGGAGGCTATAG
- a CDS encoding DHHA1 domain-containing protein: protein MYLRRLLDALGNRRKVAIVTHRHADLDALGCAEVLKDVLAGLGYEAVVVCPEGASKEARPYAECREEIPQGTEAVVLADVASLSQVPEVKDALVLLFDHHAVGDALPGVRDERPSCSEMALETALEAGVKPSKNSLVAAALGVYFDTAKLLRADDRTLRALAYAVSEIGPLERYVGRQEEDPSLKIAKLKSLIRLKAYKTSIGLVCATHVDAYEADVASMLVSVGCDVAIVASRHKDEVRIVYRSQRVDVGAMAARIGSLLGGSGGGHRGASVTVIKKRATKAELPGILDSVISAIDPKAEPIFG, encoded by the coding sequence GTGTACTTAAGGAGGCTCTTAGACGCCTTGGGGAATCGACGTAAGGTGGCCATAGTGACTCACAGACATGCGGACCTAGACGCCTTGGGGTGCGCAGAGGTGCTTAAAGACGTCTTGGCGGGCCTCGGCTATGAGGCCGTAGTGGTGTGCCCTGAAGGCGCCTCTAAGGAGGCCAGACCGTATGCGGAATGCCGCGAGGAGATCCCCCAGGGGACGGAGGCCGTAGTTCTAGCCGACGTGGCCTCTCTGTCCCAGGTCCCGGAGGTAAAGGACGCCTTGGTCCTCCTATTCGACCACCACGCCGTAGGCGATGCGCTTCCAGGGGTGAGAGACGAAAGGCCTAGTTGTAGCGAGATGGCTCTGGAGACAGCCCTAGAGGCAGGAGTGAAGCCCAGCAAGAACTCCCTCGTGGCCGCGGCGCTGGGCGTCTATTTCGACACCGCGAAACTCCTGAGGGCCGACGACAGGACGTTGAGGGCTCTTGCCTACGCCGTCTCGGAAATAGGCCCGCTGGAGCGTTATGTGGGCAGGCAGGAAGAAGACCCCTCATTGAAGATCGCCAAACTGAAGTCGCTGATTAGATTAAAGGCCTACAAGACCTCCATTGGCCTCGTCTGTGCCACCCATGTCGATGCGTACGAGGCCGATGTGGCCTCCATGTTAGTGTCTGTAGGGTGCGACGTGGCGATAGTCGCGTCGCGCCATAAAGACGAGGTCAGGATAGTCTATAGGTCTCAACGCGTGGATGTCGGCGCCATGGCGGCTAGAATAGGCTCGCTTCTAGGCGGAAGCGGCGGGGGCCATAGAGGCGCGTCGGTGACCGTGATTAAGAAGAGGGCCACCAAGGCGGAGCTCCCAGGCATACTCGACTCTGTGATCTCCGCAATAGACCCCAAGGCGGAGCCTATATTTGGCTGA
- a CDS encoding ribosomal biosynthesis protein yields MRKILATSSRLYSKRVNEFLNELSTSLPNVEKIVRGKRSYRALLEEAVIRGADYLAIVGSRRGNPASMGFIDVKRRQWSPYVIVISGVKTREDLQVYVTRKPKAESAAIVDYTASELADIFLEVFGYPLFYSVELEKMRGRYDTIVLIRGAPGRYLVELIDGRDLGPRGLVLRVRGVAVRHVRDIG; encoded by the coding sequence ATGAGGAAAATCCTGGCCACATCCTCGCGGCTCTACTCCAAGAGGGTCAACGAGTTCCTTAACGAGCTGAGTACCTCTCTGCCCAACGTCGAGAAGATAGTTAGGGGCAAGCGGTCGTATAGGGCACTGCTGGAGGAGGCGGTAATTAGGGGGGCCGACTATCTGGCAATAGTGGGCTCTCGGCGCGGAAATCCGGCCTCTATGGGCTTTATAGACGTAAAGAGGCGGCAGTGGTCGCCCTACGTGATAGTAATATCTGGCGTGAAGACGAGGGAAGACCTACAGGTATACGTAACTAGGAAGCCCAAAGCCGAAAGTGCCGCCATCGTGGACTACACCGCCAGCGAGCTCGCTGACATATTCCTAGAGGTCTTCGGCTACCCCCTATTCTACTCGGTGGAGCTGGAAAAAATGAGGGGCAGATATGACACCATAGTCCTCATAAGGGGGGCTCCCGGCAGATACCTAGTAGAGCTGATAGACGGGAGGGACTTAGGCCCTCGCGGGCTTGTTTTAAGGGTTAGAGGGGTGGCTGTGAGACATGTACGAGATATCGGTTGA
- a CDS encoding prefoldin subunit beta, with translation MAQLPPSLQDLVNRFQQAQNQLQSVLLRKQQYEAELRDVEKALSEIEKLAQDAKIYKSVGNFLLQTSRDVALQELKERKELLELHIKTLSRQESMLREQLDKLRDDINKELARLRGGGAGGAQPTAPAKGGG, from the coding sequence ATGGCACAACTCCCTCCATCGCTACAAGACCTGGTCAATAGGTTTCAACAGGCGCAGAATCAGCTACAAAGCGTTTTGCTCAGAAAACAACAGTACGAGGCGGAGCTTCGAGATGTGGAGAAGGCTCTCAGTGAAATAGAGAAGTTGGCCCAAGATGCCAAGATCTATAAGTCTGTAGGCAATTTCCTGTTGCAGACCAGTAGGGATGTGGCGCTCCAAGAGTTGAAGGAAAGGAAGGAGCTCTTGGAGCTCCACATAAAGACCTTATCGCGGCAAGAATCGATGTTGAGAGAGCAACTCGATAAGTTGAGAGATGACATAAATAAAGAGCTCGCAAGGTTGAGAGGTGGGGGAGCGGGAGGAGCGCAACCAACAGCCCCCGCTAAGGGAGGAGGCTGA
- a CDS encoding DNA topoisomerase VI subunit B: MTITYSYEALPVAEWFRRNKEIAGFQNPARALYQTVRELVENSLDATEPYGILPNITISIKPFDESKSWFSIYVEDNGVGIPGHEIPNVFGRVFYSSKYKIKQHRGVFGLGLKMVVLYAQSTTNRPLSVRSATVKSDKIYEYKLMIDTTKNEPIIVDVKEYDNKYRWHGTAVKVVIEGNWLNSKKRVEEYLKRTAIISPYAEIYFKGPDMEMLLKRRTIRMPSPPKEGLPHPKSVDVDTVKQMIAESPKSTVAEFLMNNFDGVGEGLAKSFSEWAGLDPNRPVGSLSQEEIVLLVEKMKAYEGWRRPRAEWLSPAGPELLEVGAKSILNAEAVFAVTRKPSSYSGHPFIIEAAIAWGGQIVPVEKPILLRYANKIPLLYDEGADVARKVVDEFNWQNYKVKFPAPLAVIIHICSTKVPYASAGKEAIAEIQEIEDEMRLALRDAARKLRIYLSRKERELELLNKYVSLAKYVDEIATALNGITNIDKEKISKSLYRLIEKKLGTTVEEIAKHVASMAVSQEGVEQQAA; encoded by the coding sequence GTGACCATTACCTACTCCTACGAGGCGCTTCCTGTAGCTGAATGGTTTAGGAGGAATAAGGAGATAGCGGGCTTCCAGAACCCCGCCAGGGCGTTGTACCAGACCGTGAGGGAGCTCGTTGAGAACAGCCTGGACGCCACAGAGCCTTACGGCATATTGCCCAACATCACCATATCGATAAAGCCGTTTGATGAGTCTAAAAGTTGGTTCTCTATATATGTAGAGGATAATGGCGTCGGGATACCCGGCCACGAGATACCGAACGTCTTCGGGCGGGTCTTCTACAGCTCTAAGTATAAGATCAAACAGCATAGAGGGGTCTTCGGCCTGGGCCTCAAGATGGTCGTCCTGTACGCACAGAGCACGACTAACAGACCCCTCTCGGTCAGATCCGCCACGGTTAAGTCGGACAAAATATATGAATATAAATTGATGATTGATACAACTAAGAATGAACCTATTATAGTAGATGTTAAAGAATATGATAATAAATATAGATGGCACGGCACTGCGGTCAAAGTCGTCATAGAGGGCAATTGGTTGAACTCCAAGAAGAGGGTGGAGGAGTACCTCAAGAGGACCGCCATAATTTCTCCCTACGCCGAAATATACTTCAAGGGGCCCGACATGGAGATGTTGTTGAAACGTAGGACTATAAGGATGCCCTCCCCGCCTAAGGAGGGCCTCCCGCACCCGAAGAGCGTAGACGTCGATACGGTAAAGCAGATGATAGCCGAGAGCCCCAAGTCAACCGTGGCGGAGTTCCTCATGAATAACTTCGATGGAGTCGGCGAGGGGCTCGCCAAATCGTTTTCTGAATGGGCCGGCCTAGACCCGAACAGGCCCGTAGGCTCTCTAAGCCAAGAGGAGATAGTTCTACTCGTGGAGAAGATGAAGGCGTATGAGGGGTGGAGGCGGCCGAGGGCCGAATGGCTCTCCCCCGCCGGCCCTGAGTTGCTCGAGGTGGGAGCCAAGTCCATATTGAACGCCGAGGCTGTCTTCGCGGTTACGCGGAAGCCGAGTAGCTATTCGGGCCACCCCTTCATAATAGAGGCGGCGATAGCTTGGGGCGGCCAGATAGTCCCGGTCGAAAAGCCCATTTTGCTTAGATATGCCAACAAGATACCGCTACTCTACGACGAGGGGGCCGACGTGGCCAGGAAAGTGGTCGATGAGTTCAACTGGCAGAACTACAAGGTGAAGTTCCCCGCACCGCTCGCCGTGATTATACATATATGTTCGACAAAGGTGCCGTACGCCTCTGCGGGGAAGGAGGCGATAGCCGAAATTCAGGAGATAGAGGACGAGATGAGGCTGGCGTTGAGGGATGCGGCGAGGAAATTGAGGATATACCTCTCCAGAAAGGAGCGGGAGCTGGAGCTGTTGAATAAATACGTCTCTCTAGCGAAATATGTCGACGAAATCGCGACGGCTCTTAACGGCATAACCAACATAGATAAGGAGAAGATTTCCAAGTCCCTATATAGGCTTATAGAGAAGAAATTGGGCACCACCGTAGAGGAGATAGCAAAACATGTGGCGTCTATGGCCGTAAGCCAGGAGGGCGTGGAGCAACAGGCCGCGTGA
- the psmA gene encoding archaeal proteasome endopeptidase complex subunit alpha, giving the protein MFPPSMAGYDRAITIFSPEGKLYQVEYAGEAVKRGWPTVGVKCAAGVVLAAEKRKISQLFDPSSLEKIYIVDDHVAISPSGLLADARVLVDYARSVALTHRFLYDEPIDVEVLTKDICNLKQQYTQFGGARPFGVALLIAGIDRQGPRLFQTDPGGVYLGYYATAIGAESTSIVEFLEKNYKYDLDMSQCIELALRALGSAMESVDVDRIEVAYGDVQSKVIRKMSKDEVAPLLSKIKK; this is encoded by the coding sequence ATGTTCCCACCCTCGATGGCGGGCTACGATAGGGCAATAACGATATTCTCGCCTGAAGGTAAGCTGTATCAGGTTGAATATGCCGGCGAGGCCGTAAAGAGGGGCTGGCCGACTGTGGGCGTTAAATGCGCCGCAGGGGTAGTGCTGGCTGCGGAGAAGCGGAAGATATCCCAGCTCTTCGACCCCTCGTCGTTAGAGAAGATATATATCGTCGACGACCATGTGGCGATCTCCCCCTCGGGCCTTCTGGCGGACGCTAGGGTCTTGGTGGACTACGCGCGCTCGGTGGCGTTAACCCACAGATTTCTATACGACGAGCCTATAGACGTAGAGGTTCTGACTAAAGACATCTGCAATTTGAAGCAACAATACACCCAGTTCGGCGGCGCGAGGCCCTTCGGCGTAGCTCTGCTCATAGCCGGCATAGACAGACAGGGCCCCAGACTCTTCCAGACAGATCCAGGCGGGGTATATCTAGGCTATTACGCCACCGCGATAGGCGCCGAGTCTACATCCATCGTGGAGTTCCTCGAGAAGAACTACAAATACGACCTAGATATGTCTCAATGTATAGAACTGGCCCTGAGGGCTCTCGGCTCCGCCATGGAGTCGGTAGATGTGGATAGGATAGAGGTGGCCTACGGGGACGTGCAGAGCAAAGTCATAAGGAAGATGAGCAAAGACGAGGTGGCGCCCCTCCTAAGCAAAATCAAGAAATAA
- a CDS encoding thiamine-phosphate synthase family protein: MFPLELLAERVIQPLKGLLAHELASRGFSQGRIGQTLGISQPAVSAYLRVGRDQYEKRLLEVGISREEIGRVLDVVTTAVEQGNYAEAVEYINDFALSLLASLRLCEVHRSITPHLKDCEVCKNIAISNEVKNKIMLSFNILRNNKSVVGLVPRVLMNIVELSGEGPIGFPGRISAVGNTLVVSSEPQLWGSRFLGRLILDVNKIYKDIKAVINIKYSKELIDCLKKINYKYTVVGPSNTEEESIKNIVSAMSSQRYDVVLDEGGVGIEANAYVFGFDAPDVAAKVVRLAQCVSEGR, encoded by the coding sequence GTGTTCCCCCTGGAGCTATTAGCCGAGAGGGTAATACAGCCGCTGAAGGGACTTCTAGCGCACGAACTGGCCTCAAGGGGGTTCTCGCAAGGCAGGATAGGCCAGACCCTAGGCATATCGCAGCCAGCCGTCAGTGCGTATTTGAGGGTGGGGAGAGATCAGTACGAGAAGAGACTTCTAGAGGTGGGCATATCTAGAGAGGAGATCGGCAGGGTTCTAGACGTAGTGACCACAGCGGTGGAGCAAGGAAATTACGCCGAGGCTGTCGAGTATATTAACGACTTCGCCCTATCGCTGTTGGCCTCTTTGAGACTCTGCGAGGTGCACAGATCTATAACTCCTCACCTAAAGGACTGCGAGGTATGTAAAAATATAGCTATATCAAATGAAGTAAAAAATAAAATAATGTTAAGTTTTAATATCCTTAGAAATAATAAGAGCGTAGTTGGGCTGGTTCCGAGAGTCTTAATGAACATCGTAGAGCTAAGCGGGGAGGGGCCTATCGGCTTCCCCGGCAGGATTTCGGCTGTGGGCAATACTCTAGTGGTCTCGTCGGAGCCGCAGCTATGGGGGAGCCGATTTTTGGGCAGGCTGATATTAGACGTAAATAAGATATATAAGGATATAAAGGCTGTCATAAATATAAAATATAGTAAAGAACTAATAGATTGTTTAAAGAAGATTAATTATAAATATACAGTTGTAGGTCCCAGCAATACGGAAGAGGAGAGCATAAAGAACATAGTCTCCGCCATGTCTTCACAGCGATATGACGTAGTCCTCGACGAGGGCGGCGTCGGGATAGAGGCCAACGCATATGTGTTCGGCTTCGATGCGCCCGACGTTGCGGCTAAAGTGGTCAGATTGGCTCAATGTGTGTCTGAAGGCCGTTAG
- a CDS encoding 50S ribosomal protein L37ae, with protein sequence MPYSHTKVVGPAGRFGARYGMGIRRKITTIEVKQRGLHRCPNCRSLVRLKRLAFGIWQCPKCGFTFAGGAWIPQTILGRTLTPEELKQVEIQKAKWRGGSQESSAA encoded by the coding sequence ATGCCTTACAGCCACACCAAAGTCGTCGGACCTGCTGGACGCTTCGGCGCTCGTTACGGCATGGGCATCAGGAGGAAGATCACCACCATCGAGGTCAAACAGAGAGGTCTCCACCGCTGCCCCAACTGTAGGTCTCTAGTGAGGCTTAAACGTCTGGCCTTCGGCATATGGCAGTGCCCCAAGTGCGGCTTCACCTTCGCCGGCGGCGCCTGGATACCTCAAACCATATTGGGCAGGACGTTAACGCCCGAGGAGCTCAAACAGGTAGAGATACAGAAGGCCAAGTGGAGGGGCGGCTCTCAAGAGTCTAGCGCCGCCTAA
- the rrp4 gene encoding exosome complex RNA-binding protein Rrp4 yields MKYVTPRQLIFPGDLVATADENVEGSVYLDDGKYRASTVGLVEFRENKIVVVPLEGSYKPKPGDVVIGYVTDVLASGWEVDIRAPLPAWLPVGEATAKYIDLERTSLTSLLNVGDAVIALVKGLDLTDEFPVMLTLREGERLGKIESGFVVEISPVKVPRVIGKKGSMISTISELGCDIIVGQNGRIWARCPNSDAEFALLQVLAKIDRESHVAGLTDRVKALIERYKSSMRLGGT; encoded by the coding sequence ATGAAGTACGTAACGCCCCGCCAGTTGATATTTCCGGGGGATTTGGTGGCCACTGCCGACGAAAACGTAGAGGGTAGCGTCTACCTAGACGACGGGAAGTACAGAGCGTCTACAGTGGGCCTTGTGGAGTTCAGAGAGAACAAAATAGTCGTGGTCCCGCTTGAGGGCTCCTACAAGCCGAAGCCCGGGGATGTAGTGATAGGCTACGTCACCGACGTCTTGGCCTCGGGGTGGGAGGTAGACATAAGGGCCCCCCTGCCCGCCTGGCTACCTGTGGGCGAGGCTACGGCGAAATATATAGACTTAGAGCGCACCAGCCTTACTAGTCTGTTGAATGTAGGCGATGCCGTGATAGCTCTAGTTAAGGGCCTAGACCTCACCGACGAGTTTCCGGTCATGTTGACTCTCAGAGAGGGGGAGAGGCTCGGCAAAATAGAAAGCGGATTTGTAGTAGAGATCTCGCCGGTCAAAGTGCCTAGGGTTATAGGCAAGAAGGGGAGTATGATATCCACAATATCGGAGCTGGGTTGCGACATAATAGTGGGCCAGAACGGAAGGATATGGGCCAGATGTCCCAACAGCGATGCGGAGTTCGCCCTACTGCAAGTGCTGGCTAAGATCGATAGGGAGAGCCACGTGGCGGGGCTGACCGATAGGGTCAAGGCGCTTATTGAAAGATATAAAAGTAGTATGAGGCTTGGCGGGACATGA
- the rrp41 gene encoding exosome complex exonuclease Rrp41, with product MKQPPVPLLVEGKRSDGRAPDQMREVKISIGVVSNADGSAMVSYGNTTAVAAVYGPREMHPRHLSLPDRAVMRVRYHMAPFSTKDERKNPAPSRREIEISKVLREALEPAIFLEQFPRSRIDVFVEIVQADGSTRVASLTAASLALADAGVPMRDLVIGVSVGLVNGTVVLDLNGLEDNYGEGDMPIGYMPNLGRITLLQLDGSWTREKFAEAIKLAIKGAEYVYGKAREALKAKYFEVAEEVAK from the coding sequence ATGAAACAGCCTCCAGTCCCCCTTCTAGTAGAGGGGAAGAGGTCCGACGGGAGGGCGCCGGACCAAATGCGCGAGGTGAAGATATCAATAGGAGTTGTCTCTAACGCGGACGGCTCGGCTATGGTGTCCTACGGGAACACCACAGCCGTCGCCGCGGTGTACGGGCCGCGCGAGATGCATCCGCGCCATTTGAGTCTGCCCGACCGGGCGGTCATGAGGGTGAGGTACCACATGGCCCCCTTCTCGACTAAAGACGAACGTAAAAACCCCGCGCCGTCGCGCCGCGAAATAGAGATCAGCAAGGTCCTACGCGAGGCCCTGGAGCCCGCCATATTCCTAGAGCAGTTTCCGCGCTCACGTATAGATGTCTTCGTGGAGATAGTACAAGCCGACGGGTCCACTAGAGTGGCCTCTCTGACTGCGGCCTCTTTGGCGCTCGCAGACGCTGGAGTGCCCATGAGGGATTTAGTCATCGGCGTATCTGTGGGCTTGGTCAACGGCACGGTAGTCTTGGACCTCAACGGGCTTGAGGATAACTACGGCGAGGGCGATATGCCCATAGGCTATATGCCCAATTTGGGCAGGATAACTCTCCTACAGCTAGACGGCTCGTGGACTAGAGAGAAGTTCGCCGAAGCCATCAAACTAGCCATAAAGGGCGCCGAATATGTCTACGGCAAGGCCCGCGAGGCGCTTAAGGCTAAATACTTCGAAGTGGCGGAAGAAGTGGCAAAATAA
- a CDS encoding ribosome assembly factor SBDS, translated as MTKVAIAKLERAGEHFEILVDPDAALELKSGKNIGLDKVLVHEEIYKDARKGLRASEQALRKAFGTTDVRKVAEIIIKEGEIPITAEQRRKMVEEKRRQIVEWISRNCIDVRTKTPVPPQRVENALEQIRAAIDPFKPVEEQINHILKELQRVLPIKVATVRIALSISSEYAQKVRGFVGKTAKIINERFRSDGSWEATVEAPAGLQDMIIGRVNDITHGEGDVKILEVVY; from the coding sequence ATGACTAAGGTGGCTATAGCTAAGCTCGAACGTGCCGGCGAACATTTCGAGATCTTGGTGGATCCCGACGCCGCGTTGGAGTTGAAATCTGGCAAGAACATAGGCCTAGACAAGGTGTTAGTCCACGAGGAGATCTATAAGGACGCCCGTAAGGGCCTTAGGGCCTCTGAACAGGCCTTAAGGAAAGCCTTCGGGACTACCGACGTGCGTAAAGTGGCCGAGATAATAATAAAGGAAGGCGAAATACCCATAACCGCCGAGCAGAGGCGCAAGATGGTCGAAGAGAAGAGGAGACAAATAGTGGAGTGGATATCCCGCAACTGCATCGACGTGCGCACCAAGACGCCGGTGCCGCCTCAACGCGTGGAGAACGCGTTGGAGCAAATACGCGCGGCCATAGACCCCTTCAAGCCCGTCGAGGAGCAGATTAACCACATATTGAAGGAGCTACAGAGGGTGCTCCCCATAAAGGTCGCCACGGTCAGGATAGCGTTGAGTATATCCTCTGAGTACGCCCAGAAGGTGAGGGGATTTGTGGGGAAGACCGCCAAGATAATAAACGAGAGGTTTAGGAGCGACGGGTCTTGGGAGGCCACTGTGGAGGCGCCTGCAGGCCTGCAGGATATGATCATCGGGAGGGTTAATGATATAACTCACGGGGAGGGCGACGTAAAAATATTGGAGGTGGTATATTGA
- a CDS encoding metal-binding protein, with product MRCPMYRPTADGVRCILMPPEEWRASRGQLEKYCNNGGSGCSIYAKYITIKTK from the coding sequence ATGCGTTGCCCCATGTACAGACCTACAGCCGACGGCGTGAGGTGCATCTTGATGCCGCCGGAAGAGTGGAGGGCGAGTAGAGGCCAGTTGGAGAAGTACTGCAATAACGGCGGCTCTGGTTGCTCAATTTATGCTAAATACATTACAATTAAAACTAAATGA
- the rrp42 gene encoding exosome complex protein Rrp42 — translation MASISPYGKRFISYLRRSQIRRLVASGVRIDGRKPDQLRDISIKTNVVNTADGSAEVLLGKTRVVAGVKVGLGQPFQDAPDEGVLIVNAEILPHASPYSEIGPPDETAIELARVVDRGIRHSGFIDFKKLSIDPTKVYVLWVDLYVLNDDGNLVDASNLAAIAALRSTMLPAAVKDETGALKLDRNNKTALSSDLSKAPIAVSIGKIDSQLIVDPEFEEEMSLDGRITITISQDSIVSIQKTAGYFTEAELNQAVDMAYLVKDKLRDLLIKSLV, via the coding sequence ATGGCCTCCATAAGTCCCTACGGCAAGCGCTTCATCTCATACCTCAGACGTAGCCAAATAAGGCGGCTTGTAGCCTCGGGCGTCCGTATAGATGGGAGGAAGCCGGATCAGCTACGCGATATATCCATTAAGACGAATGTGGTCAACACGGCCGACGGCTCCGCCGAGGTGTTGTTGGGAAAGACCAGAGTGGTGGCCGGCGTCAAGGTGGGGCTGGGACAGCCGTTCCAAGACGCGCCAGATGAAGGCGTGTTGATAGTCAACGCGGAGATTTTGCCTCACGCATCTCCCTACAGTGAGATCGGGCCGCCCGACGAGACGGCAATAGAGCTGGCGCGCGTTGTTGACCGCGGTATACGCCACAGCGGCTTTATAGACTTCAAGAAGTTGAGCATCGACCCCACTAAGGTCTACGTGCTTTGGGTAGACCTATACGTGCTCAACGACGACGGCAATCTGGTGGATGCGTCTAACCTTGCCGCAATAGCCGCCTTGAGGTCCACCATGTTGCCCGCGGCGGTTAAAGACGAGACGGGCGCCCTTAAGCTCGACAGAAACAACAAGACGGCCCTCTCCTCAGACCTCTCGAAGGCTCCCATAGCCGTCTCTATAGGCAAGATAGACTCTCAGCTCATAGTGGACCCAGAGTTCGAGGAGGAGATGTCCCTCGACGGGCGTATAACCATCACCATATCGCAAGACTCAATAGTATCCATACAGAAGACAGCCGGTTATTTCACAGAGGCCGAGTTGAATCAAGCGGTAGATATGGCGTATTTGGTGAAAGATAAACTAAGAGACCTTTTAATAAAAAGCCTAGTGTAA
- a CDS encoding RNA-binding domain-containing protein, with translation MVEARTYCHATEDCNKVARALSKVVDGEITMERIRGHHGNEITVMAARIEGCDATTALIKILKSLDDIEFNILINSINIYKNRIFIRLNKQKALRGVLRIDEGDDVIHIEARLTHNAANRLIETLKGLRGSSRGDQEEPKGGRGLGG, from the coding sequence ATGGTCGAGGCCAGGACGTACTGTCACGCCACTGAGGACTGCAATAAGGTGGCGAGAGCCCTCTCTAAAGTCGTAGATGGCGAAATCACAATGGAGAGAATTAGAGGACATCACGGCAATGAGATAACCGTCATGGCGGCCAGGATAGAGGGCTGTGACGCAACAACTGCCTTAATTAAAATATTAAAATCTCTCGATGATATAGAATTTAATATTCTAATTAATTCTATTAATATTTATAAAAATAGAATATTTATTAGACTCAATAAACAAAAGGCGCTAAGAGGCGTTTTGAGGATAGACGAAGGGGACGACGTGATACACATAGAGGCGAGGTTGACGCACAACGCGGCAAATAGATTAATAGAGACGTTGAAGGGGCTTCGTGGATCCAGTCGAGGCGATCAGGAAGAGCCTAAAGGAGGTAGAGGGCTTGGGGGCTAG
- a CDS encoding DNA-binding protein, producing MLNYVELQVDGRKASAELTPLTFLVGSGKSLFIHSIYKILSNIGSKIPKIYSSNFVITIKIKEKTFSLQRNGNIYRQVLEEGSKRVVFEYGSVRGSVFNRVVEPFELSIKDANVVMPFIEVSEHVSILAEEEVEEVNKFVDGFRRAFSLRAVLLGPYIDPETFYDASKGRRPLRPDGGNLVGVLASLALTAPDVYDKLRGDFRKKGIKLAVGLSKRGLLAGVAYIGRAKVPISRLPCSLKAALTIAAAVSTRPDLLLLDNFDYCFNEKLTDILSKYLEEQASRGQVIAELHKPDLAELFKVQYKSLLSLSL from the coding sequence GTGCTTAACTATGTGGAGCTACAGGTAGACGGCCGGAAGGCGTCGGCGGAGTTGACCCCATTGACGTTTCTAGTAGGTAGCGGCAAGAGTCTTTTCATACATTCAATATACAAAATATTATCAAATATTGGAAGTAAGATTCCTAAGATTTATTCTAGTAATTTTGTTATCACTATAAAGATAAAAGAAAAAACTTTTTCGCTACAGAGAAACGGAAATATATACAGACAGGTGCTGGAGGAGGGAAGCAAGAGGGTCGTCTTCGAATATGGATCTGTGAGGGGCTCCGTCTTCAATAGGGTAGTCGAGCCCTTCGAGCTGTCGATTAAAGACGCCAACGTCGTAATGCCGTTTATAGAGGTTTCTGAACACGTGTCCATCCTCGCCGAGGAGGAGGTCGAGGAGGTCAACAAGTTCGTAGATGGATTCAGGAGGGCCTTTTCGTTGAGGGCCGTGTTGTTGGGGCCCTACATAGACCCCGAGACTTTCTACGACGCCTCGAAGGGCAGGAGGCCGCTCAGACCTGACGGCGGCAATCTAGTCGGAGTGCTGGCCTCTCTGGCGTTGACGGCCCCCGACGTCTACGACAAGCTGAGGGGCGACTTCAGGAAGAAGGGCATAAAGCTGGCGGTGGGGCTCTCCAAGAGGGGCTTACTCGCCGGAGTGGCATATATAGGACGGGCTAAAGTGCCCATTTCCAGACTACCTTGTAGCCTAAAGGCCGCGCTCACGATAGCCGCGGCCGTGTCCACAAGGCCCGACCTGCTCCTACTTGACAACTTCGACTACTGCTTTAATGAAAAGTTGACAGACATCCTCTCTAAATACCTAGAGGAACAGGCGTCAAGAGGGCAAGTCATCGCCGAGCTACACAAGCCGGACCTCGCCGAGCTCTTTAAGGTCCAATATAAATCTCTACTTTCGCTCTCTCTATGA